From a region of the Drosophila virilis strain 15010-1051.87 chromosome 3, Dvir_AGI_RSII-ME, whole genome shotgun sequence genome:
- the LOC6624480 gene encoding mediator of RNA polymerase II transcription subunit 15: MRIQILALTLLLGLVSVRALEAKAKSESSSAPAQVEKEATKDKRQVSSKETPLYPNHRSEAAEAADDPEDGQETIYGPKPNQFIIRPIAPHQHQQHESHQEPQLRNFAASNSRPHAAQLLEQSQEIQHYVYLQDIQRHQPKVQASAAQGKTAAGSAPAKKATPVAEEEQEQEAEQRYAVSIQPQPGLRSGPYGPGPYQLPLPLPAPQHQHQQQQQHQQQQQQQQPYQIIPEEQFLKLLEEELQARAYHEQLRQQQQQQHQQQQQQQQQQQQTQPKALPIHSTAATHKVLQQAEPVLGLGGYRDRYVAEQQLVQPSYSRGGPKYLPLPQQQQEEDDSPAPVPQQRHQPQPQQHHQQQLVLPPQIAYYQPQISYKTLPNHPLAKSSLESEIEKLLAANKPGSGQQALAYVDSSNEPTLVNHQQHATRLPPPQHPPPPTSHPALRQPKAYLASTPNSLLDANNQPFVPSLFKFSSFQQPTPIYPGQQEQQQRQQLEAKRLGPVVYPTGAPAQPQPSQYYYQEAAPTAAPKPKHYRTKHYKLPTPSPTKSYEKALLYADYAERAQPPAPAPTNAHFYPSPPDPIKHASQRTVVPTVQPIDYPAHPSPSQSSIYVSQGTGIATPSRVTPTAAAVHKLRTLDEVKQLNLPPPNGKPLTQAEFQALVEAGYPVKAVPVPVPVPYEQYVKDHPEYRNHPPVDYAHLMRLATRQLAAHQHQHQHQHQLAHQRSAPSEPSVKILSTPTSAETQQTATGLGGGSITYLQRRPRDEQDTAVAGSETKATEPEPTKAT, encoded by the exons ATGAGAATTCAAATATTGGCCTTAACACTTTTGCTCG GCCTTGTCAGCGTTCGCGCGCTtgaagccaaagccaaaagcgaGAGCAGCTCCGCCCCCGCACAGGTGGAAAAGGAAGCGACCAAAGACAAGCGGCAGGTGAGCAGCAAGGAGACGCCTCTATATCCGAATCATCGCAGCGAGGCTGCCGAGGCGGCCGACGATCCCGAGGATGGCCAGGAGACGATCTACGGCCCGAAACCGAATCAGTTCATCATACGCCCCATTGCCccgcatcagcatcagcaacacgAGTCGCATCAGGAGCCGCAGTTGCGCAACTTTGCAGCGTCCAATTCCCGTCCACATGCCGCACAGTTGCTGGAGCAGAGCCAAGAG ATACAGCACTATGTTTATTTGCAAGACATTCAGCGGCACCAGCCCAAAGTGCAGGCGTCTGCGGCTCAAGGTAAGACAGCAGCTGGCAGCGCGCCCGCCAAAAAGGCAACGCCTGTCGCCGAGGAGGAGCAGGAACAGGAGGCGGAACAACGTTATGCGGTGTCCATACAACCACAGCCAGGACTCAGAAGTGGCCCCTATGGACCAGGACCCTATCAGCTGCCCTTGCCCCTGCCCGCACCCcaacatcagcatcaacagcagcagcagcatcagcagcaacagcagcaacagcagccgtaTCAGATCATACCCGAGGAACAATTCCTAAAATTGCTTGAGGAGGAGCTGCAGGCACGTGCCTATCACGAACAGCtgcgtcaacagcagcagcagcagcaccaacaacagcaacagcagcagcaacagcaacagcagacccAGCCCAAGGCTTTGCCCATACACAGCACAGCAGCCACGCACAAGGTGCTGCAGCAGGCAGAGCCTGTCCTCGGCCTGGGCGGCTATCGCGATCGCTATGTggccgagcagcagctggtgcaGCCCAGCTACTCGCGCGGCGGACCCAAATATCTGCCcttgccacagcagcaacaggaggaGGATGACTCGCCAGCGCCCGTTCCCCAACAGCGTcatcagccgcagccgcagcagcatcaccagcagcagcttgtGCTGCCGCCGCAGATTGCCTACTATCAGCCGCAGATTAGTTACAAGACGCTGCCCAATCATCCGCTGGCCAAATCCTCGCTAGAGAGCGAAATTGAGAAGTTATTGGCCGCCAACAAGCCCGGCTCGGGCCAACAGGCGCTGGCCTATGTGGACAGCAGCAATGAGCCAACGCTGGTCAATCATCAGCAGCATGCGACTCGGCTACCGCCACCACAGCATCCGCCGCCGCCCACCTCGCATCCGGCGCTGCGTCAGCCCAAGGCTTATTTGGCCAGCACGCCCAATTCGCTGCTGGATGCCAACAATCAGCCTTTTGTGCCGTCGCTTTTCAAGTTCAGCAGCTTCCAGCAGCCCACGCCCATTTATCCGGgacagcaggagcagcagcaacgacagcAGCTCGAGGCCAAGCGACTAGGCCCCGTTGTCTACCCAACGGGCGCACCTGCTCAGCCACAGCCCTCGCAGTACTACTACCAGGAGGCGGCGCCCACAGCAGCGCCCAAGCCCAAACATTATCGCACCAAGCACTACAAACTGCCCACACCCAGTCCCACCAAATCCTATGAGAAGGCCCTGCTCTATGCTGACTATGCTGAGCGTGCACAGCCGCCGGCGCCAGCACCCACAAATGCCCATTTCTATCCCAGTCCACCTGATCCCATCAAGCATGCGTCCCAGCGTACTGTGGTGCCCACAGTGCAGCCCATTGATTATCCAGCGCACCCCTCACCCTCGCAGTCTAGCATTTATGTTTCCCAAGGTACTGGCATAGCCACGCCCTCTCGTGTCACgcccacagcagcagctgtgcacAAGCTGCGCACACTGGACGAGGTAAAGCAGCTGAATTTGCCGCCACCGAATGGCAAACCCCTCACCCAGGCCGAGTTCCAGGCGCTTGTCGAGGCTGGCTACCCAGTCAAGGcggtgccagtgccagtgcccgTACCCTATGAGCAGTACGTCAAGGATCATCCCGAGTATCGCAACCATCCGCCCGTAGACTATGCGCATCTGATGCGCCTGGCCACACGCCAGCTGGCCGcacatcagcatcaacatcaacatcagcacCAGCTGGCGCATCAGCGCTCAGCACCCTCTGAGCCGTCAGTGAAAATCCTGTCTACGCCCACTTCTGCCGAGACGCAGCAGACGGCGACGGGCCTTGGTGGCGGCAGCATCACCTATTTGCAGCGCCGGCCGCGGGATGAGCAGGACACAGCCGTGGCTGGCAGCGAGACGAAGGCAACGGAGCCCGAGCCGACGAAGGCTACATAA
- the Taf2 gene encoding transcription initiation factor TFIID subunit 2: MFSFPSSTAHQVVSLTGISFERRSIIGMVELTIVPNNESLRLIRLNAKQLRIYSVVLNDVCQAEFVYFDPFQDICHKEPKSRSLEVYSKHHLAAAQITDPDVNNGELLIQVPPEGYSLIQEGRGLRIRIEFSAENPKSGMHFVLPPTSTDDETAQLNCAHMYTNCYENSTRLWFPCVDSFADPCTWRLEFTVDKNLTAVSCGELVEVIMTPDLRKKTFHYTVSTPVCAPNIALAVGPFEIYVDPHMHEVTHFCLPGMLPLLKNTVRYLHEAFEFFEETLSTRYPFSCYKQVFVDELDTDISAYATMTIASVNLLHSIAIIDQTYISRTFMSRAVAEQFFGCFITSHHWSDTWLAKGIAEYLCGLYSRKCFGNNEYREWVQTELARVVRYEEQYGGIILDCSQPPAPLPVSSTNPAAAASKQQEIVHYFPIKSLHTVSPKYVEAMRRKAHLVIRMLEHRIGQELLIQVFNKQLALATNAASTKIGAGLWSQLLISTNIFIKAIFTVTGKDMSVFMDQWVRTGGHAKFSLTSVFNRKRNTIELEIRQDFVNQRGVRKYNGPLLVQLQELDGTFKHTLQIENTLVKADITCHSKSRRNKKKKIPLCTGEEVDMDLSAMDDSPVLWIRLDPEMILLRDLIIEQPDFQWQYQLRHERDVTAQFQAIQALQKYPTNATRMALTDTIESESCFYKVRCQAAHSLTKVANQMVASWSGPPAMLNIFRKFFGSFSAPHIIKLNNFSNFQLYFLQKAIPVAMAGLRTSHGICPPEVMRFLFDLFKYNENSRNHYTDAYYRAALVEALGETLTPVVSVAMHGTQITVDSLSTDAKLVLDEVTRLLNMEKHLPSYKYMVSVSCLKVIRKLQKFGHLPSLPHIYRSYAEYGIFLDLRIAAMECLVDFVKVDGRSEDLEHLITLLETDPDPAARHGLAQLLIDNPPFTRESRSRLDKPNLLERLWLSINTLAYDTKLRCDIVDLYYALYGSKRPNCLQASENQNFYKDLMKENGSSSVSFKKASEPKPAEIEPQERHKPAMVTIKRTATEAFEVGDEIIKLERSEEITVVDEPVEVQAFDSETKVNVLPAEDGSGESQPLNKRIRTEIYTEDDNSISVLDVGETTRYESSYDESKLRADGSVKKKKKKDKKKHKHKHKHKHNKDKDKDRERKEKDRRDPQISRLQTREAATPETLSSADSSNSNSNTPMGLN, encoded by the exons ATGTTCTCCTTTCCTTCCAGCACGGCGCATCAGGTTGTGAGCCTCACCGGAATTAGTTTTGAGCGGCGCAGCATAATT GGCATGGTGGAGCTGACCATAGTGCCGAACAACGAGAGCCTTCGACTGATACGTCTTAACGCCAAGCAGCTGCGCATTTATAGCGTGGTGCTCAACGATGTCTGCCAGGCGGAGTTCGTTTACTTTGATCCGTTTCAGGACATTTGCCACAAGGAGCCCAAGAG CCGCTCGCTGGAGGTCTACTCAAAGCATCATTTGGCTGCGGCTCAAATCACGGATCCGGATGTCAACAATGGAGAGTTGCTAATACAGGTGCCGCCGGAGGGCTACTCGCTGATACAGGAGGGCCGTGGCCTGAGGATACGTATTGAGTTCTCTGCGGAAAACCCAAAGAGTGGCATGCACTTTGTACTGCCGCCGACTTCAACGGATGATGAAACCGCGCAGCTCAACTGTGCGCATATGTATACAAACTGCTATGAGAACTCGACCCGCCTGTGGTTTCCCTGTGTTGATAGCTTCGCTGATCCATGCACCTGGAGACTGGAGTTTACGGTGGACAAGAATCTAACAGCTGTCTCCTGCGGTGAATTGGTTGAGGTCATCATGACTCCGGATTTGAGaaagaaaacatttcattATACGGTGTCGACACCGGTGTGTGCGCCCAACATAGCGCTGGCGGTGGGACCCTTCGAAATTTACGTGGATCCGCATATGCATGAAGTGACGCACTTTTGTTTACCCGGCATGCTGCCTTTGTTGAAGAACACGGTGCGATATCTGCACGAGGCCTTTGAGTTCTTTGAGGAGACGCTCTCCACACGGTATCCTTTCTCCTGCTACAAACAGGTGTTTGTAGACGAACTGGACACGGACATTAGTGCCTATGCCACCATGACGATAGCCTCCGTCAATCTGTTGCACTCCATAGCCATTATAGATCAAACCTACATTTCCAGAACATTCATGTCACGCGCTGTGGCCGAGCAGTTCTTTGGCTGCTTCATCACATCGCATCACTGGTCGGACACCTGGTTGGCCAAGGGCATAGCCGAGTATCTGTGTGGCCTCTACTCACGCAAGTGCTTTGGTAACAACGAGTATCGCGAATGGGTGCAAACGGAGCTGGCACGCGTGGTTAGGTACGAGGAACAGTATGGCGGCATCATACTCGACTGTAGCCAGCCGCCGGCGCCACTGCCTGTGTCCAGCACGAATCCTGCGGCCGCCGCCAGCAAGCAGCAGGAGATTGTGCACTACTTTCCCATCAAGAGTTTGCACACGGTGTCGCCCAAATATGTGGAGGCGATGCGGCGCAAAGCGCATCTGGTCATACGCATGCTGGAGCATCGCATTGGCCAGGAGCTGCTGATACAGGTGTTCAACAAACAGCTGGCGCTGGCCACGAATGCAGCAAGCACCAAAATTGGTGCCGGCTTGTGGTCGCAACTGCTCATCTCCACAAACATCTTCATCAAGGCAATTTTCACGGTCACGGGCAAGGACATGTCGGTCTTTATGGATCAATGGGTGCGAACAGGTGGCCATGCAAAGTTCTCACTCACCTCGGTGTTCAATCGCAAGCGAAACACTATCGAACTGGAGATTCGGCAGGACTTTGTTAATCAGCGCGGCGTACGCAAGTATAATGGACcgttgctggtgcagctgcagGAGCTGGATGGCACTTTTAAGCATACGCTACAGATTGAGAATACCTTGGTTAAGGCGGACATTACGTGCCACTCAAAGAGCAGGCgaaacaagaagaaaaagatTCCATTGTGCACCGGCGAGGAGGTTGACATGGACTTGTCTGCCATGGA CGACTCTCCTGTGCTGTGGATACGTCTGGATCCGGAGATGATTTTGTTGCGGGATCTGATCATTGAGCAACCGGACTTTCAGTGGCAATATCAGCTGCGGCACGAGCGAGACGTGACTGCCCAGTTTCAGGCTATACAGGCGCTACAAAAGTATCCCACAAATGCCACGCGCATGGCACTTACCGACACCATTGAGAGCGAATCCTGCTTTTACAAGGTGCGCTGCCAGGCGGCGCACAGCCTCACAAAGGTGGCCAATCAAATGGTTGCCTCGTGGAGTGGTCCACCAGCCATGCTTAACATTTTTCGCAAATTCTTTGGCTCCTTTAGCGCGCCGCACATTATCAAGCTAAATAACTTTTCCAACTTTCAATTGTACTTCCTGCAAAAGGCCATTCCCGTGGCCATGGCGG GCTTGCGCACTTCTCATGGCATCTGCCCGCCGGAGGTGATGCGCTTTCTGTTCGATCTCTTCAAGTACAATGAGAACTCACGCAATCATTATACGGACGCCTACTATAGAGCTGCACTGGTCGAGGCGCTGGGAGAGACCCTTACACCCGTCGTATCTGTGGCAATGCACGGCACTCAAATCACCGTAGATAGCCTTTCCACGGATGCCAA ACTGGTCCTGGACGAGGTGACGCGGCTGCTTAACATGGAGAAGCATCTGCCCTCGTACAAGTATATGGTGTCCGTGTCCTGCCTTAAGGTCATACGCAAGCTGCAAAAGTTTGGCCATTTACCCTCGCTGCCTCACATTTATCGTAGCTATGCGGAATATGGCATCTTTCTGGATTTGCGCATTGCGGCAATGGAGTGTCTGGTAGATTTTGTGAAGGTGGATGGACGCAGCGAGGATTTGGAGCACTTGATAACGTTGCTGGAAACCGATCCTGATCCGGCAGCTCGACATGGCCTCGCTCAGCTGCTTATTGACAATCCGCCTTTTACGCGCGAGTCCCGTAGTCGTCTGGACAAACCGAATCTGCTGGAGCGCCTCTGGCTGAGTATTAACACACTGGCCTATGACACGAAGCTGCGCTGCGATATTGTAGATCTGTACTATGCGCTCTACGGCAGCAAGCGGCCGAACTGTCTGCAGGCCAGCGAGAACCAGAACTTCTACAAGGACTTGATGAAGGAAAACGGCAGCTCAAGCGTTTCCTTTAAGAAGGCCAGCGAGCCCAAACCTGCAGAGATCGAACCTCAAGAGCGGCACAAGCCTGCCATGGTTACCATAAAGCGCACCGCCACAGAAGCCTTTGAAGTGGGAGATGAGATCATCAAGCTGGAGCGCAGTGAGGAGATCACAGTCGTGGACGAGCCGGTTGAAGTGCAGGCCTTTGATAGCGAAACCAAGGTGAATGTGTTGCCAGCTGAGGATGGATCCGGCGAATCCCAGCCCCTGAACAAGCGCATCAGAACCGAAATCTATACGGAAGACGACAATTCGATATCGGTGCTCGATGTGGGCGAGACGACGCGCTACGAGAGCAGCTATGACGAGAGCAAGCTGCGAGCTGACGGCAGcgtcaagaagaagaaaaagaaggacaagaagaagcataagcataagcacaagcacaaacacaacaaGGATAAGGACAAAGATCGCGAGCGCAAGGAGAAAGATCGTAGGGATCCGCAAATCTCACGTCTGCAGACAAGGGAGGCGGCCACGCCCGAAACCCTTAGCTCAGCggatagcagcaacagcaacagtaataCCCCAATGGGCCTGAACTAA
- the CalpB gene encoding calpain-B, with protein sequence MYGIDNYPKNYHASGIGLVNLAALGYSKNEVSDDAPSKPKSGLYPSLPYPTSESVGGMPYVVKQTAQAQNASYQGGSMGMPQPQATPYPSAGLYPNLPAMPLPYPSTPLAPIPSASPYPSATPYPSAAPYPNAMPYPSAAPYPSGMPSLPYPSAGGMGMPGMPMPYAPLPTSPAPQSIYPSMPTPSEPEASAPSPEEEPSVGIQELQFTSVKVPENQNMFWMGRKASTTRQKSVQATDFATLRESCVSNGTMFEDPDFPANDASLMFSRRPDRYIEWLRPGDIVDDPQFFVEGYSRFDVQQGELGDCWLLAAAANLTQDSKLFFRVIPPDQDFQENYAGIFHFKFWQYGKWVEVVIDDRLPTYHGELIYMHSTEKNEFWSALLEKAYAKLHGSYEALKGGTTCEAMEDFTGGVTEWYDIKEAPPNLFSIMTKAAERGSMMGCSLEPDPHVLEAETREGLIRGHAYSITKVCLLDISTPNRQGKLPMIRMRNPWGNEAEWSGPWSDSSPEWRFIPEHQKEEIGLNFDRDGEFWMSFQDFLNHFDRVEICNMSPDSLTENQQQSSRRKWEMSMFEGEWSSGVTAGGCRNFLETFWHNPQYIISLEDPDEEDDDGKCTVIVALMQKNRRSKRNVGIDCLTIGFAIYHLTDRDMQVKPQGLNFFKYRASVARSPHFINTREVCARFKLPPGHYLIVPSTFDPNEEGEFIIRVFSETMNNMEENDDEVGFGETDDRIAPALPPPTPKEEDDPQRIALKRLFDSVAGSDEEVDWQELKRILDHSMRDVMVGTDGFSKDAVRSMVAMLDKDRSGRLGFDEFEALLTDIAKWRAVFKLYDTRRSGTIDGFHLRGALNSAGYHLNNRLLNALAHRYGSREGKVPFDDFLMCAIKVKTFIEMFRERDTDNSDTAFFNLDDWLEHTIYS encoded by the exons ATGTACGGCATTGATAATTATCCAAAAAATTATCATGCGAGCGGCATTGGCCTTGTCAATCTGGCGGCCCTCGGCTACAGCAAGAATGAAGTCAGCGACGATGCGCCGAGCAAACCGAAGTCTGGGCTGTACCCCTCGCTGCCCTATCCTACGTCGGAGTCGGTGGGCGGCATGCCATATGTGGTGAAGCAAACGGCGCAGGCACAGAATGCCTCGTATCAGGGCGGCAGTATGGGCATGCCACAGCCGCAGGCAACGCCGTATCCAAGCGCTGGCTTGTATCCGAACCTGCCAGCTATGCCGTTGCCGTATCCATCCACGCCCCTGGCGCCCATACCGAGTGCATCGCCATATCCCAGTGCCACGCCTTATCCGAGTGCCGCACCTTACCCGAATGCAATGCCCTATCCGAGCGCAGCGCCGTATCCCAGTGGAATGCCGTCACTGCCTTATCCATCGGCAGGCGGCATGGGTATGCCCGGCATGCCCATGCCCTACGCGCCCTTGCCGACCAGTCCGGCACCGCAGTCGATCTACCCATCGATGCCGACGCCATCTGAGCCAGAGGCCAGTGCACCCTCGCCCGAGGAGGAGCCATCCGTGGGCATACAGGAGCTGCAGTTTACCAGTGTCAAAGTGCCCGAGAATCAAAACATGTTCTGGATGGGCCGCAAGGCCAGTACGACGCGTCAAAAGAGCGTCCAGGCTACGGACTTTGCCACGCTGCGTGAATCTTGTGTGTCCAATGGTACAATGTTCGAGGATCCTGATTTTCCGGCCAATGATGCCTCGTTGATGTTCTCGCGTCGTCCGGATCGCTACATCGAATGGCTGCGACCCGGCGACATTGTGGACGATCCGCAGTTCTTTGTCGAGGGCTACTCGCGCTTCGATGTGCAGCAGGGTGAGCTGGGCGATTGCTGGCTGTTGGCCGCAGCTGCGAATCTGACGCAGGACTCGAAGCTCTTCTTCCGCGTGATACCGCCGGATCAGGATTTCCAGGAGAACTATGCGGGCATATTCCATTTCAAGTTCTGGCAATACGGCAAATGGGTGGAGGTTGTCATCGATGATCGTCTGCCCACCTACCACGGGGAGCTGATATACATGCACTCCACGGAGAAAAATGAGTTCTGGAGCGCGCTGCTGGAGAAGGCATACGCCAAGCTTCATGGCTCCTATGAGGCCCTGAAGG GCGGCACCACCTGCGAGGCTATGGAGGACTTTACTGGCGGTGTGACCGAGTGGTATGACATTAAGGAGGCTCCACCGAATCTATTTAGCATAATGACCAAGGCAGCGGAGCGTGGCTCGATGATGGGTTGCTCTCTGGAGCCGGATCCGCATGTGCTGGAGGCCGAAACGCGTGAGGGTCTGATACGCGGTCATGCGTACTCCATAACCAAGGTCTGCCTCTTGGACATATCGACGCCCAATCGTCAGGGCAAGCTGCCCATGATACGCATGCGTAATCCTTGGGGCAACGAAGCCGAATGGAGCGGCCCCTGGAGCGATAGCTCGCCCGAGTGGCGCTTCATACCGGAGCACCAGAAGGAAGAGATTGGCCTGAATTTCGATCGTGATGGTGAATTCTGGATGTCGTTCCAAGACTTTCTCAACCACTTTGATCGCGTCGAGATTTGCAACATGTCGCCAGACTCGCTGACCGAAAACCAGCAGCAGAGCTCGCGCCGCAAGTGGGAGATGTCCATGTTCGAAGGCGAGTGGTCATCGGGTGTGACGGCGGGCGGTTGCCGCAACTTTTTGGAAACGTTCTGGCACAATCCGCAGTATATTATCTCGCTGGAGGATCCCGACGAGGAGGACGACGACGGCAAGTGCACAGTGATTGTCGCGTTAATGCAAAAGAATCGTCGCAGCAAGCGCAACGTGGGCATCGATTGTCTGACCATTGGCTTTGCCATTTACCATCTGACGGATCGCGATATGCAAGTGAAGCCGCAGGGCTTGAATTTCTTCAAGTATCGCGCTTCGGTGGCGCGTTCACCGCATTTCATCAATACACGTGAGGTTTGTGCACGCTTCAAACTGCCTCCTGGTCATTATTTGATAGTGCCCTCGACCTTTGATCCAAATGAGGAGGGCGAGTTTATTATACGCGTCTTCTCCGAGACCATGAACAACATGGAGGAGAACGACGATGAGGTGGGCTTTGGCGAGACGGATGATCGCATTGCGCCGGCGCTGCCGCCACCCACACCCAAGGAGGAGGATGATCCGCAGCGCATTGCACTCAAGCGTCTCTTCGACAGCGTTGCGGGCAGCGACGAGGAGGTGGACTGGCAGGAACTCAAGCGCATACTGGATCATTCGATGCGCGACGTCATGGTCGGCACCGATGGCTTCTCCAAGGATGCGGTACGCTCCATGGTCGCCATGCTGGACAAGGATCGCTCCGGCCGACTCGGCTTTGATGAGTTCGAAGCGCTCCTCACAGACATTGCCAAATGGCGTGCCGTATTCAAGCTGTACGACACCCGACGCTCCGGCACCATCGATGGCTTCCACTTGCGTGGCGCTCTTAACTC